In Primulina eburnea isolate SZY01 chromosome 3, ASM2296580v1, whole genome shotgun sequence, one DNA window encodes the following:
- the LOC140828264 gene encoding uncharacterized protein: MKVDNSARSMRHKRWTYYHDWCEIFGNDRAVGDKAEHFAAAVQEVLTMTPELPNNVGMSLDEMFSVDEGGAESTSVSLTPSSRPTSTAKSKGKKRKQVDDEDDAIVEAINNFAIITKDTMTDLIKQLAKEKDVEDEKMRNAQDKVIKIMETIPELTEDEKVAVIEFLVDNPAKLSLFLRLGAAGRLSLARRLLK, translated from the exons ATGAAG GTAGACAACAGTGCACGATCAATGAGACACAAAAGGTGGACGTATTACCATGATTGGTGTGAAATATTTGGTAATGATCGTGCTGTTGGAGACAAAGCTGAACATTTTGCAGCTGCAGTTCAAGAGGTGCTTACCATGACACCTGAACTACCCAACAATGTAGGTATGAGCCTCGATGAAATGTTTTCTGTTGACGAGGGAGGTGCTGAGTCAACGTCCGTCTCTCTAACCCCATCGTCGCGGCCAACGTCAACTGCAAAGTCCAAGGGTAAAAAAAGGAAGCAAGTGGATGATGAAGATGATGCGATAGTGGAAGCCATAAATAATTTCGCCATCATAACAAAAGATACGATGACAGACCTTATCAAACAACTGGCGAAAGAGAAGGATGTCGAAGATGAGAAGATGCGCAATGCACAAGACAAGGTGATAAAGATCATGGAAACCATTCCAGAGTTGACCGAAGACGAGAAAGTTGCTGTTATTGAGTTCTTGGTCGACAACCCTGCGAAGTTATCGCTGTTTCTGCGTCTCGGTGCTGCCGGAAGACTGAGTTTAGCGCGGCGATTGCTGAAATGA
- the LOC140826493 gene encoding F-box protein At5g39250-like, protein MSCDEILKAVFPLLDSTDLVTCMLVCKHWQEIACDDYFWKCLCAKRWPSICKQSSPPTATYHKLFKTFYKRQRNKTLLPPMLSFNDLEFCIDIWTEQKLIFSEVVPGTDLQNGNWAPPCGICDVLKFHLESPEYKMTLPVHPRFSIPSGKAVTVSVLVSRKDSNKVACIMNNSVFEYIDRSAFRALAFDYLDFSPAHPFVSGIRAWVSLLFTDHSDDEHFDVFGIELDFCDIANSKDQVLRLLEILDWK, encoded by the coding sequence ATGTCATGTGACGAAATCTTGAAGGCAGTCTTTCCTCTGTTGGACAGCACAGACCTTGTTACATGCATGTTAGTTTGTAAACATTGGCAAGAAATTGCTTGTGATGACTACTTCTGGAAATGCCTTTGTGCCAAGAGATGGCCTTCAATCTGCAAGCAATCGTCTCCTCCTACAGCAACTTATCACAAGCTATTTAAAACTTTTTATAAGCGTCAACGTAACAAAACTCTACTTCCCCCTATGCTATCCTTCAATGACTTGGAGTTTTGTATTGACATCTGGACAGAACAAAAGTTGATTTTTTCAGAAGTGGTGCCTGGGACTGACCTGCAAAATGGAAATTGGGCTCCACCTTGTGGGATTTGTGATGTTCTCAAGTTTCATTTGGAAAGTCCTGAATACAAGATGACTTTACCCGTGCATCCAAGGTTTAGCATTCCTTCAGGCAAGGCAGTTACAGTTTCTGTTCTTGTTAGTCGAAAAGATTCCAACAAAGTTGCTTGCATAATGAATAACTCTGTTTTTGAATACATTGATCGATCTGCATTCCGTGCCCTGGCATTTGACTACCTTGACTTTTCCCCTGCACACCCTTTTGTGTCCGGCATAAGGGCATGGGTTTCTTTGCTTTTCACCGATCACAGTGACGATGAACACTTTGATGTGTTTGGGATTGAACTGGATTTCTGTGATATTGCCAACTCCAAGGACCAAGTTCTGCGGCTACTGGAGATACTCGATTGGAAATGA